A genomic region of Thermodesulfovibrio aggregans contains the following coding sequences:
- the rpsL gene encoding 30S ribosomal protein S12, which translates to MPTISQLVKKGREKVEKKTKSPALQSCPQKRGVCVRVYTTTPKKPNSALRKVAKVRLTNGVEVIAYIPGEGHNLQEHSIVLVRGGRVKDLPGVRYHIVRGTLDCAGVNNRRQSRSKYGTKRPK; encoded by the coding sequence TTAGTAAAAAAAGGCAGGGAAAAAGTTGAGAAGAAGACTAAATCACCTGCTTTGCAATCATGTCCTCAGAAGAGAGGAGTATGTGTAAGGGTTTATACTACAACTCCGAAAAAGCCTAATTCAGCATTAAGAAAGGTAGCAAAAGTAAGGCTCACTAACGGAGTTGAGGTAATAGCTTACATACCTGGAGAGGGACACAATTTACAGGAGCACTCAATAGTTCTTGTAAGAGGTGGAAGAGTTAAGGATTTGCCTGGTGTTAGATATCACATTGTGAGAGGAACTCTGGACTGTGCAGGTGTTAACAATAGAAGACAGAGTCGTTCAAAATATGGTACTAAAAGGCCAAAATAA
- the rpsG gene encoding 30S ribosomal protein S7, whose protein sequence is MPRRGYVPKREVLPDPKYQSKLVSKLINVIMKDGKKSVSEKICYGAFEIIREKTGQDPLKVFKQAIENIKPVLEVRPRRVGGATYQVPMEVRPNRRLSLALRWLTTYARQRKEKTMKERLAAEILDAYNNVGASIKKKEETHKMAEANRAFAHYRW, encoded by the coding sequence ATGCCAAGAAGAGGTTATGTTCCAAAAAGAGAGGTTTTGCCTGATCCAAAATATCAGAGTAAGCTTGTATCAAAATTGATAAATGTTATTATGAAAGATGGTAAAAAATCAGTCAGTGAAAAAATATGCTATGGCGCTTTTGAAATAATAAGAGAAAAAACAGGTCAGGATCCATTAAAAGTCTTCAAGCAGGCAATTGAAAATATTAAGCCAGTTCTTGAAGTAAGGCCTCGTAGAGTCGGAGGTGCTACTTATCAGGTTCCAATGGAGGTAAGACCTAATAGAAGATTAAGCCTTGCTTTAAGGTGGCTTACAACATATGCCAGACAACGTAAAGAAAAAACAATGAAAGAAAGACTCGCTGCTGAAATATTAGATGCCTACAACAATGTAGGTGCTTCAATAAAGAAAAAAGAAGAAACCCACAAAATGGCAGAAGCCAACAGGGCATTTGCCCATTATAGGTGGTAG
- the fusA gene encoding elongation factor G has protein sequence MERFPLEKTRNIGIMAHIDAGKTTTTERILYYTGVTYKIGEVHEGTAVMDWMPQEQERGITITAASTSCMWKEHKINIIDTPGHVDFTIEVERSLRVLDGAIAVFDASAGVEPQSETVWRQADKYRVPRIAFMNKMDKLGADFFMSIESMIEKLGANPVAVQIPIGKEDTFRGPIDLIEMKAYYFDDETLGAKFVEAEIPPEYIDEAKKYREKMIEALCDIDDSIMEKYLSGEEITPEEIRAALRKGTIQMKITPVLCGSAFKNKGVQMLLDAIVYYLPSPLDIPPVKGVNPLDGTEIQRKPSIDEPLTAIAFKIMADPYMGSLTYVRVYSGILTSGSYVYNSTRNIKERVARIFRMHSNRREEIKEICAGDIAAVVGLKNTLTGDTLCDENNPIILESIEFPEPVISVAIEPKTKADQEKLSLSLQKISQEDPSFRVSFNEETGQTIISGMGELHLEIIVDRLTREFKVGANVGKPQVAYKETIKLPAKAEGKFIRQTGGRGQYGHVWIEVEPLERGKGFEFVNKIVGGTIPREYIPAVEKGIIEAMEGGVLAGYPVVDVKVTLFDGSYHEVDSSELAFKIAASMAFKDACKKAELVLLEPIMDVEVVVPEEYMGEVIGDLNSRRGKIQSMEKRGKAQVIRAMVPLSEMFGYATDLRSKTQGRGTYTMQFSHYDEVPKNLTEQIIAKIKGNNK, from the coding sequence ATGGAAAGATTTCCACTTGAAAAAACAAGAAATATTGGTATTATGGCTCATATTGACGCCGGTAAAACAACTACTACCGAGCGAATTCTCTACTATACTGGCGTTACCTATAAAATAGGAGAGGTTCATGAAGGCACTGCGGTAATGGACTGGATGCCGCAGGAGCAAGAGCGTGGAATAACAATAACCGCAGCTTCCACAAGCTGTATGTGGAAAGAACATAAAATTAATATAATAGACACTCCAGGTCATGTTGACTTCACAATTGAGGTTGAGAGATCTTTAAGAGTTCTTGATGGAGCTATCGCTGTATTTGATGCTTCAGCAGGAGTTGAGCCCCAAAGTGAAACTGTCTGGAGACAGGCTGACAAGTACAGGGTACCAAGAATTGCTTTTATGAACAAGATGGACAAATTGGGGGCTGATTTTTTCATGTCAATTGAAAGCATGATAGAAAAACTTGGTGCGAATCCTGTTGCCGTTCAGATCCCAATTGGCAAAGAAGATACATTCAGAGGTCCCATAGATCTAATTGAAATGAAAGCTTATTACTTTGACGATGAGACTCTTGGTGCAAAATTTGTAGAGGCTGAAATTCCTCCTGAGTATATTGATGAGGCAAAGAAATATAGAGAAAAAATGATAGAAGCTCTTTGTGATATAGATGACAGTATTATGGAAAAATACCTCTCAGGTGAGGAAATTACTCCAGAGGAAATAAGAGCTGCTCTGAGAAAAGGAACAATACAGATGAAGATTACTCCTGTTCTATGTGGCTCTGCCTTTAAAAATAAGGGAGTTCAGATGCTTCTTGATGCCATTGTTTATTATCTGCCATCTCCTCTTGATATTCCTCCAGTAAAAGGAGTAAATCCTTTAGATGGAACAGAAATACAGAGAAAACCAAGTATAGATGAGCCATTAACAGCTATTGCATTCAAGATCATGGCTGATCCCTACATGGGTAGCCTTACTTATGTAAGAGTCTATTCAGGAATTTTAACTTCTGGAAGTTATGTATACAATTCTACGAGAAATATAAAAGAAAGAGTGGCAAGAATCTTCAGAATGCATTCAAATAGAAGAGAAGAGATAAAAGAAATCTGTGCAGGTGATATCGCTGCTGTTGTAGGCTTAAAAAATACCTTAACAGGGGATACCCTTTGTGATGAGAACAATCCAATTATTCTTGAATCTATAGAGTTTCCAGAACCTGTTATCTCTGTTGCCATAGAGCCAAAAACAAAGGCTGATCAGGAAAAGCTTTCTCTTTCACTACAGAAAATATCTCAGGAAGACCCTTCTTTCAGAGTAAGCTTTAATGAAGAAACAGGGCAGACAATTATCTCAGGAATGGGAGAACTTCATCTTGAGATAATTGTTGACAGGCTTACAAGAGAATTTAAAGTTGGAGCAAATGTTGGTAAACCACAGGTTGCATATAAAGAAACAATTAAACTACCTGCAAAGGCTGAAGGAAAGTTTATCAGACAGACTGGTGGACGTGGTCAATACGGACATGTATGGATTGAAGTAGAACCTTTAGAGAGAGGAAAAGGTTTTGAGTTTGTTAACAAGATTGTCGGAGGAACTATTCCAAGGGAGTATATACCAGCTGTTGAGAAAGGTATTATTGAGGCAATGGAAGGAGGAGTGCTTGCTGGATATCCTGTTGTGGATGTAAAAGTAACGCTTTTTGATGGTTCCTATCATGAGGTTGACTCTTCAGAACTTGCATTTAAGATTGCTGCTTCAATGGCATTCAAGGATGCCTGTAAAAAAGCTGAGCTTGTTCTATTAGAACCTATTATGGATGTTGAAGTAGTAGTACCTGAAGAATATATGGGTGAAGTAATAGGAGATTTGAACTCGAGACGTGGAAAAATTCAATCAATGGAAAAAAGAGGAAAAGCGCAGGTTATAAGAGCAATGGTTCCTTTGTCAGAAATGTTTGGATATGCAACTGATTTAAGGTCAAAAACACAGGGTAGAGGTACCTATACAATGCAGTTTTCCCATTATGACGAGGTTCCAAAGAATCTTACAGAGCAGATAATTGCTAAGATAAAGGGTAATAATAAATAA
- a CDS encoding IS1634 family transposase, translating into MSGKTRHRYLFSLGRLEDFLNTESFKKLAKRALGQEEQKLELRKISEGRILNYGHCLIKKLWDRLSLDEFFNSVTENKRADIAKAVFYMTTRHMISSDSKLGMYETKQEYLGFESIGINHLYRALDVLADFKDSLEKHLFNMRYNLFNSSVDVVFYDVTTIYFESQQEDVLRKYGFSKDGKIGSVQIVLGLLIDMEGFPIGYEIFPGNTFDAKTLIPFLEKIKKRFSLNRIIIVADRGINSRLNLLKLRELGFGYIVGLRLKSADGELLKEVFNPEGFVEIQTEAGLFKYKQIKHTFKVKDERGRTGQITDTVVISYSEKRAEKDRAERARLIQKALRLLESPSVIEGLNKRGGKKYIKAEGKRGYSLDEALIEQDSLFDGYYCVQSTEENLTAQQVLKAYHSLWKIEESFRIMKHSIEVRPVYHWTERRIRGHLVVCFLAFLFMRMLEDATDRAATSERIKEALRSVILTEFSLDGQIYYLKNKIDRVAKSLFRALKIKEPANITAREDFKI; encoded by the coding sequence ATTTCTGGAAAAACAAGGCACAGGTATCTATTCAGTCTTGGCAGGCTTGAAGATTTCCTGAACACAGAGTCATTTAAAAAACTTGCAAAGAGAGCATTAGGGCAGGAAGAACAAAAGCTTGAACTTAGAAAAATCTCAGAGGGAAGAATACTCAACTATGGACATTGTCTGATAAAGAAACTCTGGGATAGATTGAGTCTTGATGAATTTTTCAACTCTGTGACAGAAAACAAAAGGGCTGATATTGCAAAGGCAGTATTTTACATGACAACAAGGCATATGATCTCATCAGACAGTAAACTTGGAATGTATGAGACAAAGCAAGAGTATCTTGGATTTGAAAGTATTGGGATAAATCATCTGTACAGGGCACTTGATGTTTTAGCAGATTTTAAAGACAGTCTTGAGAAGCATCTATTCAATATGAGATATAATCTTTTTAACTCATCAGTGGATGTTGTGTTTTATGATGTAACGACCATATATTTTGAGAGTCAGCAAGAGGATGTGTTAAGGAAGTATGGATTCAGCAAAGATGGTAAAATTGGCAGTGTTCAGATAGTGCTTGGATTACTCATAGACATGGAAGGATTTCCAATAGGATATGAAATATTTCCTGGAAACACCTTTGATGCAAAGACATTGATACCCTTTTTAGAGAAAATAAAGAAGAGATTTTCACTAAACAGGATAATAATAGTAGCAGACAGGGGTATAAACAGCAGGCTCAACTTACTTAAGCTAAGAGAGCTTGGATTTGGCTACATAGTGGGATTAAGACTTAAGAGTGCAGATGGAGAGCTTTTAAAAGAAGTATTTAATCCAGAGGGATTTGTAGAAATACAGACAGAGGCGGGATTGTTCAAATACAAACAGATCAAGCATACATTTAAAGTTAAGGATGAACGAGGCAGAACAGGACAGATAACAGACACAGTAGTAATAAGCTATTCAGAAAAGAGAGCAGAAAAAGACAGGGCAGAGAGAGCCAGGCTGATACAGAAAGCCTTAAGACTGCTTGAGAGTCCCTCTGTCATAGAAGGATTAAACAAAAGAGGTGGCAAGAAATACATAAAAGCGGAAGGGAAAAGAGGATACAGTCTTGATGAGGCTCTGATAGAGCAAGACAGCCTTTTTGATGGATACTACTGTGTTCAGAGCACAGAGGAAAACCTGACAGCACAGCAAGTTCTCAAAGCCTATCACAGCCTGTGGAAGATAGAGGAGTCTTTCAGGATAATGAAACACAGCATAGAGGTAAGACCTGTATATCACTGGACAGAGAGAAGAATAAGGGGGCATCTGGTAGTATGTTTTCTAGCTTTTTTATTCATGAGGATGCTGGAGGATGCAACAGACAGAGCAGCCACATCTGAAAGAATAAAGGAAGCCTTAAGGAGTGTCATATTGACAGAGTTTAGTCTTGATGGACAGATATATTACTTAAAGAACAAGATTGACAGAGTAGCTAAGTCTCTATTCAGAGCATTAAAAATAAAAGAGCCAGCCAATATAACAGCTAGAGAAGATTTCAAAATATAA
- a CDS encoding energy transducer TonB: MILHFVLFVAFSSFAKLNKNNEEIEIFIINDASTPYKSLQRVPVVSAKNTQIERKKSYFKSNDDIKIREEKTESILDFPSNISESTGKASSQSFVSNSSTTEKTDIIDAEFGSSRGPKFIHREIPVYPQIARRLGKEGRVVLRLTLNEKGELVNIEVIEGAPYGFTESAVEAVKKSKFSPATKDGKPVACRVVLPIRFILK, encoded by the coding sequence ATGATTTTACATTTTGTGCTTTTTGTAGCATTTTCAAGTTTTGCAAAACTAAATAAAAATAATGAGGAAATTGAGATTTTTATAATAAATGACGCTTCTACTCCTTACAAGAGTTTACAGAGAGTTCCTGTGGTTTCAGCGAAAAATACTCAGATAGAAAGAAAAAAATCTTATTTTAAGTCTAACGATGATATAAAAATTAGAGAAGAAAAGACAGAATCTATTTTGGATTTTCCATCCAATATTTCTGAATCTACAGGGAAAGCATCATCACAGAGTTTTGTATCAAATTCTTCAACTACAGAGAAAACTGACATAATTGACGCAGAATTTGGAAGTAGCAGAGGACCCAAGTTTATTCACAGAGAAATTCCTGTATATCCTCAAATTGCAAGAAGACTCGGGAAAGAAGGTAGAGTTGTTTTGAGATTAACCCTTAATGAAAAGGGAGAACTTGTAAATATAGAAGTCATAGAAGGAGCTCCCTATGGTTTTACAGAATCTGCTGTTGAAGCAGTAAAAAAATCAAAGTTTTCTCCTGCCACCAAAGATGGTAAACCAGTAGCTTGCCGAGTAGTTCTTCCTATAAGGTTTATTTTGAAATAA
- a CDS encoding LL-diaminopimelate aminotransferase: MQIEYAERIRTLPPYLFAAIDQMKKEALLKGADLIDLSIGDPDIPTPSHIVEAMKKAVEKPEHHRYPSYEGMLSFRKAVSDWYKRRFNVELDPEGEVLSLIGSKEGIGHIPLAFVDPGDIVLVPSPGYPVYPVGTKFAGGIPYFMPLKEENDFLPDLDSIPEDVCKKAKLMFINYPNNPTSAVADKKFYEKVIEFAKKYNIIVCHDAAYSEVYYEEKPISFMQIDGAKEVGMEFHSLSKTYNMTGWRIGFAVGNKEVLSGLGKVKTNLDSGVFQAIQEASIVALETDDKILKEIRDIYKERRDVLYEGLRDAGFEVKKPMATFYLWVKVPKETNSIDFVAKLLKEAEVLCTPGVGFGEYGEGYIRFALTQSKERIKEAVERIRRLKL; this comes from the coding sequence ATGCAGATAGAGTATGCAGAAAGAATAAGAACTCTGCCACCATATCTTTTTGCAGCTATTGATCAGATGAAAAAAGAAGCTCTCTTAAAAGGAGCGGATCTTATTGATTTAAGTATAGGTGATCCTGATATTCCTACTCCTTCCCATATTGTTGAGGCAATGAAAAAGGCTGTTGAAAAACCAGAGCATCACAGATATCCAAGTTATGAAGGGATGCTGTCATTTAGAAAGGCTGTTTCAGATTGGTATAAAAGAAGATTCAATGTAGAGCTTGATCCTGAAGGAGAAGTTTTAAGTCTAATTGGTTCAAAGGAAGGAATTGGGCATATTCCTCTTGCTTTTGTTGATCCAGGAGATATTGTCCTTGTTCCCTCTCCTGGATATCCTGTTTATCCTGTTGGAACAAAATTTGCCGGCGGTATTCCCTATTTCATGCCTCTCAAAGAAGAGAATGATTTCTTGCCAGACCTTGATTCTATTCCAGAAGATGTCTGCAAAAAAGCAAAACTCATGTTTATAAACTATCCTAATAATCCAACGAGTGCTGTTGCTGATAAGAAATTCTATGAAAAAGTCATAGAGTTTGCTAAAAAATATAATATCATTGTTTGTCATGATGCAGCTTACTCAGAGGTTTACTATGAAGAAAAACCTATCAGTTTCATGCAAATAGATGGAGCTAAAGAGGTTGGAATGGAGTTTCATTCTCTTTCAAAAACCTATAATATGACTGGATGGAGAATAGGATTTGCTGTAGGAAACAAAGAAGTTCTATCAGGACTCGGAAAAGTTAAAACAAATCTTGACTCCGGTGTTTTTCAGGCCATTCAGGAAGCGAGCATTGTAGCACTTGAAACAGATGATAAAATTTTAAAAGAAATAAGAGATATTTATAAAGAAAGAAGAGATGTTTTGTACGAAGGACTTAGAGATGCAGGATTTGAAGTTAAAAAACCTATGGCAACTTTTTATCTATGGGTTAAAGTTCCAAAAGAGACAAACTCTATAGATTTTGTTGCCAAGCTTTTAAAAGAGGCGGAAGTTTTATGCACACCTGGAGTTGGATTTGGTGAATACGGAGAGGGATATATAAGGTTTGCTCTTACGCAATCTAAAGAAAGAATAAAAGAGGCTGTAGAAAGAATCAGGAGGCTTAAGCTGTGA
- a CDS encoding secondary thiamine-phosphate synthase enzyme YjbQ — translation MIKTLTVKTSSREEFVDITDEVERAVRDREIKNGVCYLYVPHTTAGITINEGADPSVKKDIINALKKIAPYAAGYLHMEGNADSHIKTTIVGSSAIVFIENGTLVLGQWQSIFFCEFDGPRTRKVYLKIIKEE, via the coding sequence GTGATTAAGACATTAACAGTTAAGACTTCTTCAAGAGAAGAATTCGTTGATATTACTGACGAGGTTGAAAGGGCTGTAAGAGACAGAGAAATTAAAAACGGAGTTTGTTACCTCTATGTTCCTCATACAACAGCAGGAATAACAATTAATGAAGGAGCTGATCCTTCAGTTAAAAAGGATATTATTAATGCTCTGAAAAAGATTGCTCCATATGCTGCAGGATATCTTCATATGGAAGGAAATGCAGACAGCCATATTAAGACAACAATTGTAGGTTCTTCAGCTATTGTTTTTATCGAAAATGGAACCCTTGTTTTAGGCCAGTGGCAGAGTATATTTTTCTGTGAGTTTGATGGACCAAGAACAAGAAAAGTTTATTTAAAGATAATAAAGGAGGAATAA
- a CDS encoding YkgJ family cysteine cluster protein, with amino-acid sequence MLNINAIAPDQLTDESRFNFRCYPGISCYKSCCKNIDIMLTPYDIIRLKNRFKMSSTEFLLNYTNVFIDPKSGYPFVFLNKNDDEEKTCPFLYEAGCSVYEDRPATCRYYPIGVASLKKFDILADGITEEFFFFVREPHCKGFNEEKEWTVAEWRADQGVDLYDDMNRGWKELFFKRSLKVEKLDERKAKAFYMACYDIDAFKSFVFESRFLEVFDVPAERVEKISKVETELMNFGFDYVKFILMMKETLKLKK; translated from the coding sequence ATGTTAAACATTAATGCCATAGCTCCAGACCAGTTAACAGATGAGTCAAGATTTAATTTTCGCTGCTATCCAGGAATTTCCTGCTACAAAAGCTGTTGCAAAAATATTGATATTATGCTAACTCCCTACGACATAATTAGATTGAAAAATAGATTTAAGATGAGTTCAACTGAGTTTTTACTTAACTATACCAATGTATTCATTGATCCAAAAAGTGGATATCCATTTGTTTTTTTGAATAAAAATGATGATGAAGAAAAAACATGTCCATTTTTATATGAGGCAGGATGTTCTGTATATGAGGACAGACCTGCTACATGCAGGTATTATCCAATTGGAGTGGCTTCTCTAAAAAAGTTTGATATATTGGCAGATGGAATAACCGAAGAGTTTTTCTTTTTTGTTAGAGAACCACATTGTAAAGGTTTTAATGAAGAAAAGGAGTGGACAGTAGCTGAATGGAGAGCTGACCAGGGAGTTGACCTTTATGATGATATGAACAGAGGATGGAAAGAGCTTTTCTTTAAGAGAAGTCTTAAAGTTGAAAAACTTGACGAAAGAAAGGCTAAAGCATTTTATATGGCTTGTTATGATATTGATGCATTTAAAAGCTTTGTTTTCGAAAGTAGATTTCTTGAGGTTTTTGATGTACCAGCGGAAAGAGTTGAAAAAATAAGCAAAGTTGAAACGGAACTTATGAATTTTGGATTTGACTATGTAAAATTTATCCTGATGATGAAGGAGACATTGAAGTTAAAAAAATAG
- the rlmN gene encoding 23S rRNA (adenine(2503)-C(2))-methyltransferase RlmN, with the protein MFKNLKYYSQKDIEEIIKYENLPLYRAKQLIHWIYKKHASSVEEITEWPKILRENFSKKYYIGNISLNERKISKDGTEKFLWELEDKEKIESVLISDKNRLTLCISSQVGCPLKCRFCLTGKIGFKRNLYTWEIVDQFIQVSKLIKAENKKITNIVFMGMGEPLLNFENVIESLWRFKYLLEFSPRRITISTAGIIPAIKELPNKAPSVKLAISLNAADEKTRDYLMPINKRYPLHELLKTLRQYPLKPRERITFEYVMLKGINSSETDALRLAEILKGIKSKINLIPFNPWEGCEFEKPEDWEIIKFQEILVSKGYSVFIRKSKGKDILAACGQLRALY; encoded by the coding sequence ATGTTTAAAAATCTTAAATATTACAGCCAAAAAGATATAGAAGAAATCATAAAATACGAAAATCTCCCTTTATACAGAGCAAAGCAATTAATTCATTGGATTTATAAAAAACATGCCAGTTCAGTTGAGGAAATTACTGAGTGGCCTAAAATTCTCAGAGAGAATTTTTCTAAAAAATACTACATCGGTAACATTAGCCTTAATGAAAGAAAAATAAGTAAGGACGGCACAGAAAAATTTTTATGGGAATTAGAAGATAAAGAAAAAATTGAAAGTGTTCTGATTTCAGATAAAAACAGACTAACCCTCTGTATATCAAGTCAAGTTGGATGCCCTCTTAAGTGCAGGTTCTGTCTTACAGGTAAAATAGGATTTAAAAGAAATCTTTATACATGGGAAATAGTTGATCAGTTTATTCAAGTAAGTAAATTGATAAAAGCAGAAAACAAAAAAATTACGAACATTGTCTTTATGGGGATGGGTGAGCCTCTGCTGAATTTTGAAAATGTTATTGAATCATTATGGCGATTTAAATATTTGCTTGAATTTTCTCCAAGAAGAATTACTATTTCAACTGCTGGAATTATTCCTGCAATTAAAGAATTACCCAATAAAGCTCCTTCAGTAAAACTTGCGATATCTCTTAATGCCGCCGATGAAAAAACAAGAGATTATCTTATGCCAATAAATAAAAGATATCCACTCCATGAACTTTTAAAAACCTTGAGACAATATCCTTTAAAACCCAGAGAAAGAATTACCTTTGAGTATGTTATGCTTAAAGGGATTAACTCCTCTGAAACAGATGCTTTGAGGCTTGCAGAGATACTCAAAGGAATAAAATCAAAAATAAACCTTATCCCCTTTAATCCATGGGAAGGTTGTGAGTTTGAAAAACCAGAGGATTGGGAAATAATCAAATTTCAGGAAATACTGGTATCAAAGGGTTATTCTGTGTTTATCAGGAAAAGTAAAGGAAAAGATATACTCGCAGCATGTGGACAGCTGAGAGCTCTCTATTGA
- a CDS encoding TIGR00730 family Rossman fold protein: MIEDFKSSDTWRVFRIQSELVEGFETLHGIGPAVSIFGSSRLPEDSFYYQEAFKVAKLLSEEGFSIITGGGPGIMEAANKGAKLGKGKSIGLNIEIPQEQYPNKYLDISLNFRYFFVRKLMFIKYSIGFVIFPGGFGTLDELFEALTLVQTGKILSFPIILYSSDYWKGLLEWFKNAPKNIGAISINDFKYFEVIDNPEAVCSYLKNYLTKLEVPIPPLHRVNNV, encoded by the coding sequence ATGATAGAGGATTTTAAATCATCCGATACATGGCGAGTATTTAGAATTCAGTCAGAGCTTGTTGAAGGATTTGAAACTCTTCATGGCATTGGTCCTGCAGTCTCCATTTTTGGAAGTTCACGACTACCTGAAGATAGCTTTTATTATCAGGAAGCATTTAAAGTAGCAAAACTTTTAAGTGAAGAAGGCTTTTCAATTATTACAGGAGGCGGTCCAGGGATAATGGAAGCTGCTAACAAAGGTGCAAAACTTGGTAAAGGAAAATCAATTGGACTTAATATTGAAATACCCCAAGAACAATATCCCAATAAGTATCTTGATATTTCATTAAATTTCAGATACTTTTTTGTTAGAAAACTGATGTTTATAAAATATTCAATTGGATTTGTTATTTTCCCTGGTGGTTTTGGAACTCTTGATGAACTCTTTGAAGCACTGACTCTTGTTCAAACAGGTAAAATTCTATCCTTTCCAATAATTCTCTATAGTTCTGACTATTGGAAAGGACTTCTTGAATGGTTTAAAAACGCACCTAAAAATATTGGTGCCATAAGTATTAATGACTTTAAATATTTTGAAGTCATTGACAATCCTGAGGCTGTCTGCAGTTATCTTAAAAATTACCTTACAAAGCTTGAAGTTCCTATTCCACCTCTTCATCGTGTAAATAATGTTTAA
- a CDS encoding co-chaperone GroES, with the protein MKTLRKLIIVGDRVLIEPDERMETRAGLFLPPTVKEKDKVLGGRVIKVGPGYPVNDPSAVLEEPWKQSQVEPIRYIPLQAQEGDYALFLKDAGIEIEFEEKKYLIVPHSAILALIRTTILEDDEDDRGF; encoded by the coding sequence ATGAAAACACTTAGAAAATTAATAATAGTTGGAGATAGAGTTCTAATAGAACCAGATGAAAGAATGGAAACAAGAGCAGGTCTTTTTTTGCCTCCAACAGTTAAAGAAAAAGATAAAGTTCTTGGTGGAAGAGTTATAAAAGTAGGACCTGGTTACCCTGTTAATGATCCTTCTGCTGTTCTTGAAGAACCATGGAAACAATCACAGGTTGAACCAATAAGATATATACCGCTACAGGCTCAGGAAGGTGATTATGCTCTTTTTCTTAAAGATGCAGGGATTGAGATAGAGTTTGAAGAAAAAAAATATCTAATTGTCCCTCACTCTGCCATTCTTGCACTTATAAGAACAACGATTTTGGAGGATGATGAGGATGATAGAGGATTTTAA